From Anopheles funestus chromosome 3RL, idAnoFuneDA-416_04, whole genome shotgun sequence, a single genomic window includes:
- the LOC125769749 gene encoding ADP-ribosylation factor-like protein 2, with protein MGFLTILKKMKQKEKEMRILLLGLDNAGKTTILKRFNGEPIDQISPTLGFNIKTLHYNDYVLNMWDVGGQKSLRSYWRNYFECTDGLIWVVDSTDRMRMESCREELTLLLQEERLAGATLLVLANKQDLPGALTANEIKEILQLDKIETHHWSIQSVSAVTGGKLVEAIDWLVEDISKRIFTLD; from the exons ATGGGATTTCTAACGATtctaaagaaaatgaaacaaaaagaaaaggaaatgcgAATATTGTTGCT TGGTCTCGATAATGCCGGAAAAACTACCATCCTGAAGAGATTCAACGGCGAGCCAATTGATCAGATATCGCCCACGCTTGGGTTTAATATCAAAACGCTGCACTACAACGACTATGTGCTGAACATGTGGGACGTTGGAGGCCAGAAATCGTTGCGATCGTACTGGCGCAACTATTTCGAGTGTACCGATGGGCTCATCTGGGTCGTCGACAGTACGGATCGGATGCGCATGGAATCGTGCCGCGAGGAACTCACACTGTTGCTCCAAGAAGAGCGACTAGCCGGTGCCACACTGCTGGTTCTAGCCAACAAACAGGATCTGCCCGGAGCACTAACGGCGAACGAAATCAAGGAGATATTGCAGCTGgacaaaattgaaacacatCACTGGTCCATACAGAGCGTGAGCGCAGTGACGGGAGGCAAACTGGTGGAAGCCATCGATTGGTTAGTGGAAGATATATCGAAAAGAATTTTCACACTAGATTAG
- the LOC125769747 gene encoding ubiquitin-like domain-containing CTD phosphatase 1, whose amino-acid sequence MDSKEVSLIIKWSGKEFPIEDLTEHDTVAVLRHEICKKTQVRPERQKLLNLKHKGKPVTDDMVLGALELKSNFKVMMVGSLESDIQEASSRPDDVGSVVNDLDNEEEDNVPFENKDVYLAKINKRIKDYTIKELNPPREGKRLLVLDIDYTIFDHRSAAENGAELMRPYLHEFLSSAYQYYDIAIWSATSMRWIVEKMKLLGVTDETRDYKLVFMLDDAAMITVLCPLRGVIEVKPLGVIWGKYSQYSSKNTIMFDDLRRNFLMNPKSGLRIKPFSEAHLNRHKDKELLKLAKYLKAIAEHCDDFDTLNHRRWEDYLSKKRSH is encoded by the exons ATGGATTCGAAGGAAGTGTCGTTAATTATCAAATGGAGCGGTAAGGAATTCCCCATCGAGGATCTTACGGAACATGACACAGTTGCCGTTTTGAGACacgaaatatgcaaaaaaacacaggtcCGGCCCGAGCGACAGAAGCTGCTGAATTTGAAGCACAAAG GAAAACCGGTTACAGATGATATGGTATTGGGAGCTTTGGAATTAAAGTCCAATTTCAAAGTAATGATG GTTGGTTCGCTGGAATCCGACATCCAAGAAGCTTCTTCGCGTCCCGATGATGTAGGCAGCGTAGTGAACGATCTGGACAACGAAGAGGAAGATAACGTTCCGTTCGAAAACAAGGATGTGTATTTGGctaaaatcaacaaacgaaTCAAGGATTACACCATTAAAGAGTTGAATCCACCGCGCGAAGGCAAACGACTGCTCGTCTTGGACATTGATTACACTATATTTGATCATCGATCGGCTGCTGAGAATG GTGCGGAATTGATGCGACCGTATTTACACGAATTTTTGTCGTCAGCTTACCAGTACTATGACATAGCAATCTGGTCTGCAACGTCAATGAGATGGATTGTGGAGAAAATGAAGCTGCTCGGTGTAACGGATGAAACGAGGGATTACAAGCTGGTGTTTATGTTGGATGATGCGGCAATGATCACGGTGCTGTGTCCTTTACGCGGCGTAATCGAGGTAAAACCGCTAGGAGTAATCTGGGGCAAGTACAGCCAGTATTCATCCAAGAATACGATCATGTTCGATGATTTGCGGCGCAATTTTCTGATGAATCCAAAGTCGGGTCTGCGCATAAAACCTTTCTCGGAGGCACATCTGAATCGGCACAAGGATAAGGAACTGCTAAAGCTGGCAAAATACTTGAAGGCGATTGCCGAACACTGTGACGATTTTGATACACTCAACCATCGAAGATGGGAGGATTATCTGTCCAAGAAACGATCTCATTAG
- the LOC125769735 gene encoding uncharacterized protein LOC125769735: MERFSISFLCQQVYNICRLCGVDNPDKIPILGAEDVIFISESDEPTLAKKIEQCVGIKVDLNDKMPQNICSLCVDKVNDFHEYRLMCEATNIQTRRFLNLPMVVPAPSLPKAEPESPAEVTQVDEDVDVKPNDKRGPKTRNRKKQPEADEPASSEEADSKPFQDGPSEKRAKYDYPCQYCNESYSQSTELERHRVVKHTPLVHKFGCGSCMEYFDTASEFQDHNLWHKLTRTSFGCFRCGKKFVKLNTLNKHVSVNACIRQPRVAHEVTLVPDMQCTLCHKIFKTRNLYEWHKCFMRARANCPKCGKHFLKKNLLLRHFMLYCTGTIPLLEPYIVPKDEPASGSVNGLVAGVGTEVKRRGRPSRAAEKMKEEMIDLPFPPLLDLPDVKSESNSIADGHMSSEGTLSGAETRETQKRSSLIKETDKITTLLRSGESVDGNTDINTINSMLSSVNEAIATISKVRKKKKKRDRLSSPGADKAGEGSNTPMVVLSMANVKQEMYEDSNMLGTLSTNRDRVDHLAEEGAESDNSVDDYGNGGDSFAHHNDGGDSDSDVEIISVEYNNQPLSSGRPFATNWGPINTQVAEIVTEPTQPFGIQVKQEPMATDDGDESDFEGYEDASMFVAVKQELMEETAETTETAETTETAETAPVEQCSVMEKQSKPPFSSYQALRIKIKKEKGLLNASVVGENGEEPVSTDPILTPEEDSDELANKRQTRSDARTKKTTKTPAKLPPVNRCPRTMTSPLSVVIKQEPMEADERVQESVTYPAQHSPPEATHFDMSTVRIKQEPQEDDTRPCSSTAPDSGADETTDPSDEVAFDGKRIKRERPDDDPVSHKRQASNSDFYKKALNPLSLSGVRIAAGKKSSNSQPNVMAHKSGVMINPFALMKKKDSVPTVTEQESGSKDSTDSLADRTEWFGLPVISQVKSINAVEHLSLSLVDTVAPEATEVLEEPQKNTSVEMDNLPHTDSSSSSEPSSSEEVAAIANNALPQKNDSELKIGSVTTVPEVNVPPPEQHASELRIASVSTIPAGIVPPQENVNELKITSVTTVPEDIVPPQQNVSEKMIASVTTIPEDKVQDCQRQEPYNEQQTSADNAVHNDDTAIPADVSEAETLEDLTPQQVPKAVEKCSGPVVVENIATLDADLDNEERRTDDDDDEQRKVNNEEEKQLLTLTSESSDVVPANKAATSTGDEQQEPHTHDTVTAETSAETDTVKSVTALPEEMKENVNTVTTCTEQQEKSTPPMKVQ; this comes from the exons ATGGAGCGATTTTCGATCAGTTTCCTCTGCCAGCAAGTGTACAATATTTGCCGTCTATGCGGTGTGGATAATCCGGATAAGATTCCAATATTAGGCGCAGAAgatgttattttcatttcggAATCCGATGAACCGACATTGGCAAAAAAGATTGAGCAATGTGTAGGAATAAAG GTTGATCTGAATGATAAAATGCCGCAGAACATTTGTTCACTGTGCGTGGACAAGGTGAACGATTTCCACGAGTACCGTTTGATGTGCGAAGCTACAAATATTCAGACACGAAGATTCCTCAATTTGCCCATGGTGGTGCCTGCTCCATCGTTG CCGAAAGCCGAACCAGAAAGCCCTGCTGAGGTAACACAAGTTGATGAAGACGTAGATGTGAAACCGAATGATAAACGTGGACCGAAAACAAGGAACAGGAAGAAACAACCAGAGGCTGATGAGCCGGCTAGCAGTGAAGAAGCCGACAGCAAACCATTTCAAGATGGTCCTAGTGAAAAGCGCGCAAAGTACGACTACCCGTGCCAGTACTGTAATGAGTCGTACAGCCAGAGCACCGAACTGGAGCGTCATCGCGTCGTAAAGCACACGCCGCTAGTGCACAAATTTGGTTGTGGGTCTTGTATGGAGTATTTCGATACGGCGTCGGAGTTTCAGGACCACAATCTTTGGCACAAGCTAACACGAACGTCATTTGGCTGTTTCCGATGTGGCAAGAAGTTTGTTAAACTCAATACACTAAACAA ACATGTGTCGGTAAATGCTTGTATACGGCAACCCCGAGTAGCGCATGAAGTCACCCTCGTGCCCGATATGCAATGCACGTTATGtcacaaaatattcaaaacgcGAAACCTGTACGAGTGGCATAAATGTTTCATGCGCGCTCGAGCCAACTGTCCGAAGTGTggtaaacattttctcaagaAAAATCTACTCCTCCGCCACTTTATGCTGTACTGTACCGGTACGATTCCGTTGTTGGAGCCGTATATCGTACCGAAAGATGAACCGGCTTCCGGATCAGTGAATGGTCTGGTAGCAGGCGTTGGTACGGAAGTAAAAAGAAGAGGCCGTCCGTCACGTGCGgctgaaaaaatgaaagaggAAATGATAGATCTGCCATTCCCACCGCTGCTGGATCTACCGGATGTTAAATCAGAGTCCAACTCCATTGCGGACGGTCACATGTCGTCCGAGGGTACATTGTCGGGCGCCGAAACGCGGGAAACCCAGAAACGATCTTCGCTGATCAAGGAGACGGACAAAATAACAACACTTTTGCGTTCGGGCGAATCGGTTGATGGAAACACGGACATAAACACCATCAACAGTATGCTGTCGTCGGTGAATGAAGCAATCGCTACCATTTCGAAGGtgcgcaaaaagaaaaagaaaagagatcGTTTGTCGTCGCCCGGTGCCGATAAAGCAGGTGAGGGTTCCAACACGCCGATGGTGGTACTGTCGATGGCCAACGTTAAGCAGGAAATGTATGAAGATTCCAACATGTTGGGCACATTGTCTACAAACCGTGACCGTGTTGACCATCTGGCTGAGGAAGGTGCAGAATCCGATAACAGCGTAGACGATTATGGCAATGGTGGCGATAGTTTTGCGCATCATAATGATGGTGGTGACAGTGATAGTGATGTTGAGATAATTAGTGTGGAATATAATAACCAACCGCTCAGTTCCGGAAGGCCTTTTGCTACCAACTGGGGTCCGATTAACACTCAGGTAGCGGAGATCGTTACCGAACCAACGCAACCGTTCGGGATTCAGGTTAAACAAGAACCAATGGCCACTGACGATGGAGATGAGTCAGATTTTGAAGGATACGAAGATGCTTCcatgtttgttgctgttaagCAAGAGCTTATGGAGGAAACGGCTGAAACGACGGAAACGGCGGAAACGACGGAAACGGCGGAAACGGCTCCGGTTGAGCAATGTTCTGTGAtggaaaaacaatccaaacCACCGTTTTCATCGTATCAAGCGTTGCGAATAAagataaagaaggaaaaaggattGCTGAACGCTTCCGTGGTAGGTGAGAATGGTGAGGAACCGGTTTCCACTGATCCCATATTAACGCCCGAAGAAGATTCGGATGAGCTAGCCAATAAACGGCAAACCCGTTCAGATGCCCGAACTAAGAAAACGACTAAAACGCCAGCTAAACTACCACCGGTGAATCGCTGTCCGCGGACAATGACATCTCCCTTGAGTGTGGTCATTAAACAAGAACCGATGGAAGCGGACGAACGGGTGCAGGAAAGTGTAACATATCCGGCGCAACATAGTCCACCGGAGGCCACACACTTCGACATGTCGACGGTACGAATTAAACAGGAACCGCAAGAAGACGACACCCGACCGTGCAGTTCAACTGCACCTGACTCTGGCGCGGACGAAACAACGGATCCTTCCGACGAGGTAGCATTCGACGGGAAGCGCATTAAGCGAGAGCGTCCGGACGATGATCCAGTGTCGCACAAAAGGCAAGCATCAAACAGTGATTTCTACAAGAAAGCACTCAATCCATTGAGTCTTTCGGGTGTACGGATTGCTGCGGGCAAAAAGTCGTCCAACAGTCAGCCGAACGTAATGGCTCACAAATCTGGCGTTATGATTAATCCGTTTGCTCtgatgaagaaaaaggatAGTGTGCCAACCGTTACAGAGCAAGAATCTGGTTCGAAAGACAGCACCGATTCCTTGGCCGATCGAACGGAATGGTTCGGTTTGCCAGTAATATCGCAGGTGAAATCCATCAATGCGGTAGAACATTTATCGTTGTCGCTTGTGGACACTGTTGCACCAGAAGCAACAGAAGTATTAGAAGAGCCGCAAAAGAATACTTCCGTAGAGATGGACAACCTGCCGCATACGGattcttcttcatcatctgAACCGTCTAGTTCAGAAGAAGTAGCAGCAATAGCAAACAATGCATTGCCACAGAAGAACGATAGTGAGCTAAAAATTGGATCCGTAACTACGGTTCCGGAAGTCAACGTACCTCCACCAGAACAACACGCTAGTGAGTTACGGATTGCATCTGTAAGTACGATTCCTGCAGGCATAGTACCACcacaagaaaatgttaatgaGCTGAAGATTACATCCGTAACTACAGTCCCGGAAGACATTGTACCGCCACAACAAAATGTTAGTGAGAAAATGATTGCATCTGTTACTACAATTCCGGAAGACAAGGTGCAGGATTGTCAGAGACAAGAGCCATACAATGAACAACAAACATCAGCAGATAACGCGGTTCATAACGATGATACTGCGATACCGGCTGATGTTTCAGAAGCCGAAACTTTGGAAGATCTGACCCCGCAACAAGTACCAAAAGCTGTTGAAAAATGCAGTGGGCCGGTTGTGGTAGAAAACATAGCAACACTTGACGCTGATCTGGATAATGAAGAGCGTagaactgatgatgatgatgatgaacaaAGGAAGGTTaacaatgaagaagaaaagcaactGCTTACCCTTACTTCCGAGTCGTCGGATGTTGTGCCGGCGAATAAGGCAGCAACAAGTACGGGTGACGAACAACAAGAGCCACATACTCATGACACAGTTACTGCCGAAACTTCCGCTGAAACAGACACAGTTAAAAGTGTTACAGCACTGCCGGAGGAGATGAAGGAAAACGTCAATACTGTTACAACATGCACggaacagcaagaaaaaagtaCCCCTCCGATGAAAGTTCAGTAG
- the LOC125772223 gene encoding E3 ubiquitin-protein ligase FANCL has protein sequence PNGTTSAPYQDTTALTNLALELLSIQQQCGCKVAFNKTLTHVEFISFEDRGNHSLALQRIGGELFKVTQHTLPELAVSEMFKRQTTLQRHVQVFMDTLEQLEEFYNNLSTIDELCYVILPATIDTKTTYRIFKYDQKVFLKISLHPLQPAAVDIAFFGPTKQVANLREIYDEKQDDWDPECNVHTNLVRIFNIIAFPMRPAGNLSESVQTNEENCGICMNYHDADDRVPIISCDNEQCNLIFHIHCLKEWFSTQRESKKIFTISIGNCPYCTHKISSSFEEMLEMLK, from the exons CCAAACGGGACAACATCTGCTCCATATCAAGATACCACCGCATTGACCAATCTTGCTCTGGAGTTGTTATCTATTCAGCAACAATGTGGGTGCAAAGTTGCTTTCAATAAAACTCTGACGCATGTAGAATTTATAAGCTTCGAAGACAGAGGAAACCATTCCCTAGCTCTTCAACGCATTGGAGGTGAACTGTTCAAAGTCACCCAGCACACTCTTCCCGAGCTTGCTGTTTCCGAAATGTTCAAAAGACAGACAACACTGCAAAGGCATGTACAGGTGTTTATGGATACACTCGAGCAGCTGGAAGAGTTTTACAACAATCTCAGTACAATCGACGAACTGTGTTATGTGATCCTTCCTGCAACAATAGACACCAAAACCACGTATAGAATCTTTAAATACGATCAGAAAGTGTTTCTGAAGATTTCCCTCCATCCGCTGCAACCAGCCGCAGTTGATATTGCATTTTTCGGGCCAACGAAACAAGTTGCGAACCTGAGAGAAATATACGACGAAAAGCAGGACGATTGGGATCCCGAATGTAACGTACACACCAACCTGGTTCGAATATTCAACATAATCGCTTTCCCGATGCGTCCTGCGGGCAATCTGTCTGAAAGTGTGCAGACCAATGAGGAGAATTGTGGGATTTGCATGAACTATCACGATGCAGATGATCGAGTACCAATAATTTCGTGCGACAACGAACAATGCAATCTAATTTTTCATATCCATTGTCTCAAGGAG tgGTTTTCTACACAGCGTGAAAGtaagaaaattttcaccatCTCTATAGGCAACTGTCCGTACTGCACGCATAAAATTTCTTCCAGCTTTGAGGAGATGCTGGAAATGCTGAAATGA
- the LOC125769754 gene encoding uncharacterized protein LOC125769754: MSAAGNGIISRDDIIALEARCLEQIREDVLYAVRNDAKLRAVLTSKNYDDFKNIVDAAHLTPLSASDKMNAKTKNRIWNSATRD; encoded by the exons ATGTCCGCAGCTGGCAATGGAATTATTAGTCGCGACGATATAATCGCACTAGAGGCACGCTGTTTGGAACAAATACGAGAAGATGTTTTGTATGCTGTGCGGAACGATGCCAAGTTGCGGGCGGTACTGACATCGAAAAACTATGACGATTTCAA AAATATTGTCGATGCGGCCCACCTAACGCCACTAAGTGCCAGCGATAAGATGAACGCTAAAACAAAGAATCGCATCTGGAATAGCGCTACGCGCGACTGA
- the LOC125769743 gene encoding uncharacterized protein CG4449: MSDIFGNLDNFLENYDENNISSSSNLSYTGSGIANDALVNDHSRRQSTNSATESNKTTKTKRGSGPSQNNRNKTATTLGNSAVTTSTNSSVLTPSTPAPAPSVVDLTPTTLLSIADEMQLLFQSFQSIFNSKNPIVQEMLKNREASVIKRSFSTLNNSYNRKPPVTASEVMKLSKKIESVRNNLTQLDQKIKSTLEPVSPDQPSPSGRSRNTTAVNQLGPPIVISLDCDDDPVPMQTNALFGNRRVTRRSRASASTEGGSQSNVITLDSDEDSLPDCVGQQLNSSNRANNSFETENYIMRIKVKWRRGIEMFEHRRFQKFGDIIDQLAKKESADSTCIFLNLDDRIVYPNDTPDSINYKSNQFISGRILRTKAPDLPTALVPSSSNNNCITLKIQMETRKKPLRLQIDKHQTMSVLVIKCAEELKCEPKDIKMYFDGELVDNSSKPEDLDLEGEEILDIRFSK, translated from the exons ATGTCCGATATTTTCGGAAATTTAGATAACTTTCTAGAAA ATTACGATGAAAACAACATATCCTCAAGCAGTAATCTGTCCTACACAGGCAGCGGCATTGCAAACGATGCTTTGGTTAACGACCATTCTAGAAGGCAAAGCACAAACTCTGCTACGGAAAGTAACAAAACCACGAAGACCAAACGAGGCAGCGGTCCATCgcaaaacaatagaaataaaacagcTACAACCTTAGGTAACTCAGCAGTTACCACATCTACGAACAGCAGTGTACTAACACCTTCAACTCCAGCACCGGCTCCTTCCGTTGTTGATTTGACACCAACAACTCTTCTTAGCATAGCAG ACGAAATGCAATTGCTTTTTCAATCGTTCCAGTCTATTTTCAATTCTAAAAATCCAATCGTGCAGGAGATGCTGAAGAACA GAGAGGCAAGTGTGATAAAACGAAGCTTTTCTACGCTAAACAATAGCTACAACAGAAAACCACCTGTGACCGCGAGCGAGGTGATGAAACTgagcaaaaaaatagaatcagtaagaaataatttaacacaGCTGGACCAAAAGATCAAATCTACCCTAGAGCCTGTGTCTCCAGATCAACCTTCACCGTCTGGTCGATCACGGAACACCACAGCAGTGAACCAGTTGGGTCCGCCGATTGTG ATTTCATTGGATTGTGATGATGACCCAGTACCGATGCAAACCAATGCCCTGTTCGGTAACAGACGTGTTACAAGACGTAGCAGGGCAAGCGCTTCCACCGAGGGTGGATCTCAATCAAATGTT ATAACGTTAGACTCTGATGAGGACAGTTTACCAGACTGCGTTGGGCAGCAGCTTAACAGTTCCAACAGGGCAAACAATTCATTCGAAACGGAAAATTATATAATGCGAATCAAAGTCAAATGGAGAAGAGGCATCGAGATGTTCGAGCATCGGAGGTTTcaaaagtttggcgatattaTTGATCAGCTGGCTAAGAAGGAGTCCGCAGATAGTACATGCATTTTCCTGAATCTGGACGATCGCATAGTCTACCCGAACGATACGCCAGATTCCATCAActacaaatcaaatcaattcatAT CTGGTCGCATTTTAAGAACTAAAGCTCCGGATCTTCCCACCGCTCTTGTGCCGTCCTCCAGTAACAATAACTGCATCACACTTAAGATACAAATGGAAACACGCAAAAAACCGCTACGATTGCAGATAGACAAACATCAAACCATGTCCGTGTTAGTGATCAAATGTGCCGAAGAGCTGAAATGTGAACCAAAAgacattaaaatgtattttgacGGTGAGCTAGTTGATAACAGTTCCAAACCAGAGGATCTGGACCTTGAAGGCGAGGAAATTCTCGATATTCGTTTTTCaaaatga